Proteins from a single region of Acidianus ambivalens:
- a CDS encoding 50S ribosomal protein L39e: MSTTKPLAKKLRLAKALKSNSAIPAWVILKTNGKVRINPLRRNWRRNSLKV; this comes from the coding sequence ATGAGCACAACTAAACCTTTAGCTAAAAAATTAAGATTAGCCAAGGCTCTAAAATCAAACTCAGCTATCCCAGCATGGGTTATATTAAAAACTAATGGAAAAGTAAGAATAAATCCTCTTAGAAGAAACTGGAGAAGGAATAGTCTAAAGGTGTAA
- a CDS encoding 50S ribosomal protein L31e, translating to MREKDNFEMVINLRKIATGKRTNRLGRALKEIRSKIIRHFGADRVVIDPLVVKSLSTNGYDKIKSRIRVVVSKLDEKTYLVKLAIKSE from the coding sequence ATGAGAGAGAAGGATAATTTTGAAATGGTAATTAACTTAAGAAAGATAGCTACCGGTAAGAGGACTAACAGGCTAGGAAGAGCATTAAAGGAAATTAGAAGTAAAATAATCAGACATTTTGGGGCAGATAGAGTAGTGATAGACCCATTAGTAGTAAAGTCGTTATCTACTAACGGATATGATAAGATAAAAAGCAGAATAAGAGTAGTAGTAAGCAAATTAGATGAAAAAACATATTTAGTAAAGCTTGCAATTAAGAGTGAATGA
- a CDS encoding translation initiation factor IF-6 → MNIQRLSIFGTDNIGVYIFSNDKYTFVPKNLDNETKKLIQENLGTEIIETTIADSFLIGIFMTGNNKALLLPKNIRDDELKIVKELAKDIRVEVLNLKTTALGNVILTNDNAALVYPEFSDAEVKQIKEALQVDEIKKGRIAHVSVVGSVGVVTDKGGIVHIDASDDEIKELSKLFKINIDIGTVNFGSAFVRSGLVANDKGILVGSSTTGPEILRIQKALGE, encoded by the coding sequence ATGAATATACAGAGATTAAGTATATTTGGAACCGATAATATAGGAGTATACATATTTTCTAACGATAAATATACTTTTGTTCCAAAAAATCTAGATAATGAAACTAAAAAGCTTATCCAAGAAAATTTAGGTACAGAAATTATAGAAACTACAATAGCAGATAGTTTCTTAATAGGAATTTTTATGACAGGTAATAATAAAGCACTTCTTCTTCCTAAAAATATTAGAGACGACGAATTAAAAATTGTAAAAGAACTGGCTAAGGACATAAGAGTAGAAGTATTAAACTTGAAGACCACTGCACTTGGAAATGTAATATTGACAAACGATAACGCTGCATTAGTTTATCCGGAATTTTCAGACGCAGAAGTCAAGCAAATTAAAGAAGCATTACAAGTTGACGAAATTAAAAAAGGTAGAATTGCGCATGTATCTGTTGTAGGGTCAGTAGGAGTTGTTACAGATAAAGGTGGAATTGTACACATAGATGCCAGCGACGATGAAATAAAGGAACTATCTAAACTATTCAAAATTAACATAGATATAGGCACGGTAAATTTCGGTAGCGCATTTGTTAGAAGCGGCCTAGTGGCAAATGATAAAGGAATATTAGTTGGTTCATCTACTACTGGACCAGAGATTTTAAGAATTCAGAAAGCTTTAGGTGAATGA